From the genome of Malus sylvestris chromosome 13, drMalSylv7.2, whole genome shotgun sequence:
TTTTTTTGCCACTTGACTAATTACTCCGAtcaaaattatatttaattacTGTATGTATGGGtttgtatatttatttaatttttatgtaatttaattttgattttagcATAAAAAGGAGGCTATGACGAAGGGACTGATAACTTGCAAGATGTCGAAATGGCTGTTGCCGATGCTGATGGTAACTCTTCCTCTCAATCTCTCCGTTGAATTTGCTATTGCTATTGTATCTTTAATCGTGTACACCAAATTAAACAACGCATTGTTTCTAGCTGAAGGCTTGCAAGTATCTAAAACTGATTCAGTTTGTTTCTCTTGGACCACAATGCAAGACTTCTCATGACTtttttttcatgcataagttcgTTTCTCATCAAATCAAGGTTTGATTTGATAGCAGGTGGAATCTTAGATAGGATAAATGTCAAAGCAATGTGGAAGGAGATGACAGGttaattcaaaagttttatatgTAAATGTGTAATTATCGTTGAATCGAATCATAATACAATCAGTTTAataaatttcttatttttattttcttcatctttcttttctttatctccTACTTATTTTTGCTTTCCAAGTTTATTGCTAGGTTAAATATTCGCACTAAATTATTTTATGTTGTATTTGGAATTATAAGTAGATTTTTTCAACGTGTGTACATATTACAAATtcagaagaagatgatgacgaTATTATTGAAATCAATGGTCAGTGGGCATTCAAAAACTAcatttgatttctttttctttttttggtagTTTTTTGTTCATTTACTCTGTAAAGGGAGGATATTAGGGGTACCGGTGAGTGGAGATTCCTCTGCAGAGAGTCGGATTATCATCTCAATTTGACTTAGAGGTTAGATTTTGGTTAACAATAGAATTTGGTGGTTTGCTTCTTAGTGTTGACTTAGAGGCATTGGTTATCTTGCTTCGTCCGAATTagatattttgaattttatttgtcACTAATACTGTTCAAGAGTTTTGTTATTTTGAAAATTACGTGGAGAGGCTTATGGAAATATTGGATATTACATCCTAAACCAATGTAAATTCTTGAACCTTTAAGCAATTAAACCCATGTGCAAGGCTATAGTATCTGCTTTGTCAGTACCCATTTTCTTGCATCACTTTTCCACTTATCCTAACTTCTAAATGTCATCTTGATTTGCTATATTTTATGACAAAAATCAATTATCCATTTTCTTGGCTTCATAGGCTTCATAGGCTTACTCAATAGGTGATCAATTTATCAAAGTTGCAGAGTTTAAgaatttggttgtttgtttGTAATACCTCTTTAGAAGAAATCCCTAACATATCCATCAATGCTCTCCCTCTTCATCGTAAAGAAGTGGTCAATTGCATTTTCTTCTACCATTTGGTTTCCATTGAAGCTTACAATTTATCACTTTGAATTAATCGTACCATGTTAATTGTCTTACTTCCATTTTACAAGTTGTAGAGATTGATAACTTCTTTGCATTTGCAGGTAGTCGTGAAAAATGTAATTTTGGAGCACCGCTATAGAACAATTTTATGAGATGTTGCTAAATACCTTACAACTAAAATTAAGCATGTGGCCTATATTTGCAGTCCACGGGATTCAGTTATATACGAAAGGTTTTATTAAAGTATCTGTATTTGTTTCACAAAATGAAAAATGTAGATATTGTATGTTAGTTTGTACAaacatttaattattatttattacatttttttttttgaaaagtgaTTTTCAcgcaccaattttttttacctTACACAAAGTTTCCGGCACTTTCAAATCTTCTAAATGAACCTATCAAAAGGTTCTTacattatttttgttgttgataATGATCGGTATCATTAATTGGGGAAAAAAATCATGCTTCTTGACAATTgcacaatgaaaaaaaaaactacgtaTGTTGCGTGTAGCACgccgtgattaaaaaaaaaggctttcGCATGCGTGTAAGCACCTGCATAAAGGCTAGTGTGGATTAATGTAGAAGCTAAAGTTACTATAACTTTAAAATGGTCCCActatttgtaaccgttggattctAGATTGATGGATGGGCAGGATTTGGTTGAAAGGAGccgaagaggatccctttccgtcTGGAAGGTCTTGTGGATTTGTTCTTCTTAATTAGCCACCAAAGTCTAAAAGTCATGCATCCCTAATTCTCAAGTCATAACCAAATCCATTTTAATATTGTTACACATCCGAATTAGCAATAAACAACGCCACCattaaaaataagaataaaatacaCCAAGTGGGACTAAATTAATACATATTAATATCAACATTTTCATCACAAAAATAGTGAATTATGTGTAAAATTCAAGGTATTAAGGTCGAGCATTAGAGCGAGCAAACCTGCTGGTATTTTCTTCAAAGTTGGAAGCCATCCATTCCATGATCCATCTCCATGCCtacccctcctcctttatctcATGATTTCCATGGCAGAAATCCAAAAGAAAACCAGTACTCCCACTCCTAGTCCTATAACCACTCCTACTCCGTCCACTTCCAAACCAAAACACAGTTTGTTTCTCGCTTGCTTCGGATTTTCCAGGCAAAAGAGTCGCAGACGGAGTATGAGATCAAAGTCGCCCCCCCTCATCCGAAAGGAAGCTAACTATACCAGAGAAGATAATCTCGATGACCATACGATTGATATGAAGGGTGAACATTCAACTAGTATTACTAGTCAACGCAGCTGTTATTTGATTTCTTGGTCAAGCTGGAGGTTTCGCACCAAGAAGTCCGCCGCCAGAACCGTCCCCATCGACACCTCCGGTACCACCGTCACCGACAAAAGGGAACGTCCGTCCAAGGTGGTCAAGTTTTCCAGCTTGCAGACCaagtcaaagtcaaagtcaaagtcTGGTAACCTCGTCTCTAACTCCGAAGAAGTACTTCCGGCCACCACCGATGGGGAGCCGCCAGGGACTCCAAGTCGGGAAGAGGCTGAGCCTCCTCTCATCGTCTCAGACCCGCAGACCCCTATTAACCATAACCCGCCACAGGTATAGTAattaatagggtaaattacactttcatacctcatgtttgggcaatattttaatttcttacaacatctttaaaacatttcactttcatatcttaagtactattttatttcaaaataatacattcgttacattttccattcattgatccgttaaatgctgacgtgattgccacatatatgccacgtggctgctAACTGCTGCCACGtggtaaacaaaaataattttttaatttttttaaaaaaacctgaatttttacaaaaaaaacaaCCCCCCTGACGGCCAAAGACCCAACTCCCCCCTCTCCCCGCGTGACCCTCATCCCTTCGCGATCTTGTGATTTTCagcaggaagaagaagaggaagaggaggagggaggaagaacccgtcccccctccccccccccccagccAGAGACCCAGCTCCCCCCTCTCCCCGCGTGACCCTCCTCCCTTTGCGATCTAGTGATTTtcaggaggaagaagaagaggatgaggatgagggaggaagaaaagaaaaaaataaccccacccacccacccatGACCCGAAGAAGAAATCTACagcaggaagaagaagaggaagaggagggaggaagaaaagaaaagaaaaaaaaaaccaacccccccccccccctcgcCAGAGACCCAACTCCCCCCTCTCCCCTACGACCCTCCTCCCTCTGCGATCTGGTGATTTTCAATGTGGGTGAGTTTTGAAATTACTTTGAGTTGGTTGCTGGggtgattttctttctttctttcttcctccctcttcttcttcttcttcttgcagatgtgggtcgttgggttttttttttttttttttttgttgttgtaaaaATGCaggtttttgaaaaaaattaaaaatttattttatttgccacctgacatatatgtggcagccacctgacatacatttggcagccacctgacatatatgtggcagccacgtcagtatTTAACGGATCAatagatgaaaaatgtaacagatgtattattttgaaataaaatagtacttaagatatgaaactaaaatattttaaagatgttgaAAGGAATTGAAATAGAGCCCAAATCTGAAAtatgaaagtgtaatttaccttaattaatatttattcACTCGTAGATAAGACTTAAGAGGATTGACTGTTAGATTCATGGTTTCAAGTTTGATTTTGCTCCCCCAGTATCACTTCACATAATGAATTATTTGTGCGCTGCAGACCAATACGATCAACCTCGAAAGTAGGAAACATTTGGAGTCCCCTAAGGATGGCACGTGTCAAAAGCGATTTTGCAGGAAGATTGATTCACTAAGAACAAGTACAACTATTGCAGGAAGAAAAGGACCACCTAGCAGCCAAAGCCAACCAGATTCACCGGCTGGACAGGAGGCCAGGACGCCCACGTCGCGTACTCGGACAGTGTCGCACTCCGTGTCTTTCCCCGCTCGCGAAAGCCAAACTCAACAGGGGGCGCCGGTGACTCCATCCGTGGCACACAATTTTAGTAAACAATATTCGTCGTGGTCGTGGTCGACTACCGTGTCCAACAACCCCGGATCGAAAAATAATAATAGGGAGAAGGCTAAGGCAAAGGGAGAGTCGAGTACCGCAGCCAATAGGAAGAATTTGGATCCACTGATTGGCATGTCTATTATTTTGGTGACGTTGATTATTATGTTAATATGGGGTCGTTTGTGTGCTATTCTTTGTACGTCCGCATGGTTTTACTTGCTCCCGGGCTTAAGATCAGCGGCGGGCGCCACCACTACTGCTGCCGATGGATCTGGATACCCTCACCATAATTCCAGTTCCAATGTTAATACCCCGCGGGCCATGGATATGAATTCCGAAGAATGCAAGAAGAAGGTCGTCTTAGAGGGATTTCTTGAGAGGAATCACcggaatataattccataaattTGCAGCTAGAAATTGGGCTATTTGAGAtgcaataaaagaaaaataaggaaACGACCTTCAATCAAATAAGTTATAAGTTGTTTGTTTCTGTGATATGTTGAAAGCATATGTGATTGGCACATATGAAATATTACTTGTTTCATTATTTTGTCCTTGCTTTGCATGTAATTAAAATCATGAAATATTTGTGTaatcttacatttttttttaataagaagAGAGGAAGTACAACACCCACTACAAAGCAAGCTACTAACACCAGACTAGCCATTACACTCTTCAAACAACAAATCAGTATTAAGTCTGGTGGTTTCTTGAACCCCGAACGATCTTGAACCACTAACAACAAATCAGCTGGTTTGATATtgctgtactttgaaaaaaaaacctcaGTACTAAGTCTGGTGGTTTCTTGCATAGCAGCTGCAATTTGGAGATAATCGCTTTTGATATGGACGAAGCCACTATAGGCCTGGAACGGATGCCCCCACTCAGTTTTTgatcatacacacacacacacacaaattgtaCAGTTTTGCATCCCAATGACTAGCCCCAATTAAACTACAATTAATTTCCTATACGTAACCTATATGTTAATCGGTATCAATATGACTGACTTCGTCAACAATGATTCTAATTGTTTTGTATGAGaactttattaattaatatataaacgttttgttcaataaattttttagttttttaattgtGACTTTATTGTTTGAAGATAGTCTCATTCGGATAAATCTCTAACTTCGTCTTGACTTTAGACAATTAAGTTTTGTAATCCCCTTTTCTGAAGCCAGCGCCAAACCCTCCCTCGTCGCCAAGCCTCAGCCAGGTCTCAGTCTGCAGCGGCGATAAACACATGATGAAAACTACACGAGCGGGCTGCAATAAACTAACCAGCATCA
Proteins encoded in this window:
- the LOC126595947 gene encoding uncharacterized protein LOC126595947; translation: MISMAEIQKKTSTPTPSPITTPTPSTSKPKHSLFLACFGFSRQKSRRRSMRSKSPPLIRKEANYTREDNLDDHTIDMKGEHSTSITSQRSCYLISWSSWRFRTKKSAARTVPIDTSGTTVTDKRERPSKVVKFSSLQTKSKSKSKSGNLVSNSEEVLPATTDGEPPGTPSREEAEPPLIVSDPQTPINHNPPQTNTINLESRKHLESPKDGTCQKRFCRKIDSLRTSTTIAGRKGPPSSQSQPDSPAGQEARTPTSRTRTVSHSVSFPARESQTQQGAPVTPSVAHNFSKQYSSWSWSTTVSNNPGSKNNNREKAKAKGESSTAANRKNLDPLIGMSIILVTLIIMLIWGRLCAILCTSAWFYLLPGLRSAAGATTTAADGSGYPHHNSSSNVNTPRAMDMNSEECKKKVVLEGFLERNHRNIIP